The proteins below come from a single Pandoraea apista genomic window:
- a CDS encoding efflux transporter outer membrane subunit: MFQTRIRGIAVASVCLIALLGGCTLAPTYERPAAPMPTTYEAAPSGSEVQLALAEPLTADADWADVFTDPGLRTLIRRALEQNRDLRLASLRVQEARALYGIEAANLLPSVQAGGTFSRQRYSGSAGLPDSSSNTAGGYVANDLRATAGVSAFELDFFGRVRSLRDAALQAYLASEEAQRAAQVSLVAEVATSYIGLVAINEQIAYAREVLSAREEGIRVIRLRAERGLVDDLDLNTETTQVEVARAALAARERQRSEIVHALQILTGDVGAKPVAAATLDDAFVVPVAAGLPSSLLMRRPDIRQAEAQLRAANANIGAARAAFFPSIKLTTDIGTASARFSDLFSAGTGVWSFMPQITVPIFEGGRNLQGLNLANVRKEMAVVTYERAIQTAFAEVDDTLAAKELLARQFQAQKRVSDGERERLRLAKRRYVNGVASYLELLDAQRSEFQAAQQLIDVKQRVLVNQVALYRALGGGWSPQTSAS; the protein is encoded by the coding sequence ATGTTTCAAACCCGCATACGCGGGATCGCTGTGGCGAGTGTGTGTCTGATCGCATTGCTGGGCGGATGCACGCTGGCGCCGACGTATGAACGCCCGGCGGCGCCGATGCCCACCACGTATGAAGCCGCCCCGTCGGGCAGCGAAGTTCAGCTCGCGCTGGCCGAGCCGCTCACGGCCGACGCGGACTGGGCCGACGTGTTCACCGATCCGGGTTTGCGCACGCTGATTCGCCGCGCGCTTGAGCAGAATCGCGACTTGCGTCTGGCGTCGTTGCGCGTGCAGGAAGCGCGAGCGCTCTATGGTATCGAGGCGGCCAATCTGCTGCCGAGCGTGCAGGCGGGCGGCACGTTCTCCCGCCAGCGCTACTCCGGTTCGGCAGGTTTGCCGGATAGCAGCAGCAATACCGCCGGCGGCTACGTGGCGAACGACTTGCGCGCCACAGCCGGGGTGAGCGCGTTCGAACTCGATTTCTTCGGACGCGTTCGCAGCTTGCGCGACGCGGCTTTGCAAGCGTATCTGGCGAGCGAAGAAGCGCAGCGCGCCGCACAGGTGAGTCTGGTGGCGGAGGTGGCAACGTCTTACATCGGACTCGTGGCGATCAACGAGCAGATCGCTTACGCTCGTGAGGTGCTATCGGCTCGCGAAGAAGGTATTCGGGTGATTCGCCTGCGCGCTGAGCGCGGACTGGTCGATGATCTCGATCTGAACACCGAGACCACGCAGGTCGAAGTGGCGCGAGCGGCGTTGGCTGCGCGCGAGCGTCAGCGCAGCGAGATCGTGCATGCGTTGCAGATTCTCACCGGCGATGTCGGTGCGAAGCCGGTGGCGGCGGCCACGCTCGACGACGCGTTCGTCGTGCCCGTCGCGGCCGGGTTGCCTTCATCGCTGCTGATGCGCCGCCCGGACATTCGTCAGGCGGAAGCACAACTGCGCGCCGCCAACGCGAATATCGGCGCAGCACGCGCGGCCTTCTTTCCGTCGATCAAGCTGACGACAGATATCGGTACGGCCAGCGCGCGCTTCTCGGATCTGTTCAGTGCGGGTACCGGCGTGTGGTCGTTCATGCCGCAGATCACCGTGCCGATCTTCGAAGGCGGCCGCAACCTGCAAGGGCTGAATCTGGCGAACGTGCGCAAGGAGATGGCCGTCGTGACCTACGAACGTGCCATTCAGACGGCGTTCGCGGAAGTGGACGACACCCTGGCCGCAAAAGAACTGTTGGCGCGTCAGTTTCAGGCGCAAAAGCGGGTGTCGGACGGCGAGCGCGAGCGACTTCGTCTGGCCAAGCGCCGCTACGTCAACGGTGTGGCCAGCTATCTCGAACTACTCGATGCACAGCGCAGCGAGTTTCAGGCCGCGCAACAACTGATCGACGTAAAGCAGCGGGTGCTGGTCAATCAAGTCGCCCTGTATCGCGCGTTGGGGGGCGGCTGGTCGCCGCAGACCAGTGCTTCCTGA
- a CDS encoding nitroreductase family protein — protein MPDTTARQADHPIDPQFVARWSPRAYTDETLPEATLLSFFEAARWAPSAYNAQPWRFVYARRGTPHWEQFVGFLNEFNQSWAKHAAAIVIVISKSTLTPPGSDQEVPAPTHAFDAGAAWGYLALQASLSGWATHAMAGIEHDKIRNELDLSPKYKIEAAVAIGRPGDPATLPEGLRAREVPSPREPLSKIAAEGRFAF, from the coding sequence ATGCCCGACACGACCGCCCGCCAAGCCGACCACCCCATCGACCCGCAGTTCGTTGCCCGCTGGTCGCCGCGCGCCTACACCGACGAAACGCTGCCGGAAGCCACGCTGCTGTCGTTCTTCGAAGCCGCCCGTTGGGCGCCGTCGGCATACAACGCCCAGCCGTGGCGCTTTGTCTACGCACGCCGGGGCACGCCGCACTGGGAACAGTTCGTCGGCTTCCTCAACGAATTCAACCAGAGCTGGGCGAAGCACGCCGCAGCCATCGTCATCGTGATCTCGAAGTCCACGCTGACGCCGCCGGGCAGCGACCAGGAAGTGCCCGCCCCGACCCATGCGTTCGACGCTGGCGCGGCATGGGGCTACCTCGCGCTGCAAGCTTCGCTCTCGGGCTGGGCAACGCACGCCATGGCAGGTATCGAGCACGACAAGATTCGTAACGAACTCGATCTGTCGCCGAAGTACAAGATCGAAGCGGCCGTCGCCATTGGCCGCCCCGGCGACCCCGCCACACTGCCCGAAGGCCTGCGTGCTCGCGAAGTTCCGAGCCCGCGCGAGCCGCTGTCGAAGATCGCCGCAGAGGGCCGTTTCGCGTTCTGA
- a CDS encoding LysR family transcriptional regulator: MNTLKNMRIFVRVADAASFAGAARSLDMTTAQVSKAVSELEAHLRTRLLHRTTRKLALTDAGKRYLGRCRDIISLVDDSEAEAGAASAAPAGTLRLHAPASFGQVFVIPALARFLERYPEVEADLLLSSRVPDLLEENIDVSLRLATSQLPDSGLVSARICRMASVLCAAPQYLDKHGAPASLDELAQHTQVRLVAPHYSVDHWDFDGPDGRVKLPVPSARLRVNTADSLAAALISGCGVGPVPLLSALPALRSGTLIRVLPAYEMQGTNVYAVYASRLYLDAKVKTWIAFLQGFVEQALAAPDAAALAPQPQSAGR; encoded by the coding sequence ATGAACACCTTAAAGAACATGCGGATCTTCGTGCGCGTGGCCGATGCGGCCAGCTTTGCCGGTGCGGCGCGCTCACTCGACATGACGACGGCGCAGGTGTCGAAGGCGGTCTCCGAGCTGGAAGCGCACTTGCGCACCCGCCTGCTGCACCGTACGACACGCAAGCTGGCGCTGACTGACGCGGGCAAACGCTATCTGGGCCGCTGCCGCGACATCATCTCGCTCGTCGACGACTCGGAAGCCGAAGCGGGCGCAGCAAGTGCGGCACCCGCCGGCACGCTACGTTTGCATGCGCCGGCCAGCTTCGGACAGGTGTTCGTGATTCCCGCGCTCGCCCGGTTTCTTGAGCGGTACCCGGAGGTCGAGGCAGACCTTTTGCTGTCGTCGCGCGTGCCCGATCTACTGGAAGAGAATATCGATGTCTCGCTGCGACTCGCCACGTCGCAGTTGCCCGACTCCGGTCTTGTGTCGGCGCGGATCTGCCGTATGGCGTCGGTGTTGTGCGCTGCGCCGCAATACCTCGACAAGCACGGCGCCCCGGCGTCGCTCGACGAATTGGCGCAGCACACGCAAGTTCGTCTCGTCGCACCGCATTACTCGGTCGATCACTGGGATTTCGACGGCCCGGACGGCCGCGTGAAGTTGCCGGTGCCCTCGGCGCGCTTGCGGGTGAACACCGCCGACTCGTTGGCGGCGGCGCTGATCAGTGGTTGCGGTGTCGGGCCGGTGCCGTTGCTCTCGGCACTTCCGGCGTTGCGCAGCGGCACGCTGATTCGTGTGCTGCCGGCCTATGAAATGCAGGGGACAAATGTCTATGCGGTCTACGCGTCGCGCCTGTATCTCGACGCCAAGGTCAAGACGTGGATCGCGTTTCTGCAAGGGTTTGTGGAGCAGGCGCTGGCGGCGCCAGACGCCGCAGCGTTAGCGCCGCAGCCGCAATCAGCAGGCCGATAG
- a CDS encoding MFS transporter, with amino-acid sequence MQTSLRPIGSPVSSPPSPAMPTVITLGLAQLINWGVSFYLPGAFAWRIAQTTGWPQTWVFAGPSLAMLVMAAISPLSGRWIERMGGRRVMCTGTLVCSAGCAVLGTSTTLVQCYAAWCLLGVGMRLSLYDAAFATLAALYGPAARRPMTQITLMGGLATTVFWPLGNWLGDTWGWRTGVFVYGLFGLLAWALLRSLPPTPPRMPAAHAPRHTRSPLPRTPALLYCAVMTLVAILSSGLAAHLTSLLGAQGLPAGLAALWGLGQVCARTLEWLQPRQASAIKLNLVVGGGLPLCFALGLAGLSSVYAAGVFIFTYGALNGLATLLRASLPLELFAPEAYARALGTLLTPAFALSAVAPWGYAVAREHWGDAAILWVSLAIGLLIAAAALTLRRLAPPAPAPQTLAETRSTS; translated from the coding sequence ATGCAAACGTCTCTTCGCCCCATCGGTTCTCCGGTTTCGTCACCGCCCTCTCCCGCCATGCCCACCGTCATCACCCTCGGCCTCGCGCAATTGATCAACTGGGGAGTGAGCTTTTACCTGCCCGGCGCTTTCGCGTGGCGTATCGCACAAACGACCGGATGGCCGCAAACGTGGGTATTTGCCGGGCCGTCGCTCGCCATGCTCGTGATGGCCGCGATCTCGCCGCTCTCAGGCCGCTGGATCGAGCGGATGGGGGGGCGCCGGGTCATGTGTACCGGCACGCTTGTCTGCTCGGCGGGTTGTGCGGTGCTAGGCACCAGCACGACCCTCGTGCAGTGCTACGCGGCGTGGTGCCTGCTCGGTGTTGGCATGCGCCTATCGCTTTACGACGCGGCGTTCGCCACGCTCGCGGCCCTCTACGGACCCGCTGCGCGCCGACCGATGACGCAGATCACACTCATGGGCGGACTCGCAACGACCGTCTTCTGGCCGCTGGGCAACTGGCTGGGCGATACCTGGGGATGGCGGACCGGTGTGTTCGTCTACGGTCTCTTCGGTCTTCTCGCCTGGGCGTTGCTGCGCAGCTTGCCACCGACACCCCCGCGGATGCCTGCCGCGCATGCGCCTCGCCACACGCGCTCACCGCTGCCCCGCACACCCGCCCTGCTTTACTGTGCGGTCATGACGCTGGTAGCAATTCTGTCCTCGGGGCTGGCGGCGCATCTCACGTCGCTGCTCGGCGCTCAGGGACTACCGGCCGGGCTCGCCGCGCTTTGGGGATTGGGTCAGGTGTGCGCACGTACGCTCGAATGGCTTCAGCCGCGTCAGGCAAGCGCTATCAAACTCAATCTCGTGGTGGGCGGCGGACTGCCACTGTGCTTCGCACTGGGGCTTGCCGGCCTCTCGTCGGTCTACGCCGCGGGCGTGTTCATTTTCACGTATGGCGCCCTGAATGGTCTGGCTACCCTGTTGCGTGCCAGCCTGCCACTCGAACTCTTTGCCCCCGAGGCCTACGCACGCGCGCTGGGCACTTTGCTCACGCCTGCGTTTGCGCTGTCTGCCGTTGCCCCATGGGGATATGCCGTGGCACGCGAGCACTGGGGCGATGCCGCGATTCTCTGGGTCTCGCTCGCTATCGGCCTGCTGATTGCGGCTGCGGCGCTAACGCTGCGGCGTCTGGCGCCGCCAGCGCCTGCTCCACAAACCCTTGCAGAAACGCGATCCACGTCTTGA
- a CDS encoding LysR family transcriptional regulator, protein MRRLNLDQLHTFSEVVDAGSFSAAATRLDLSQPAVSLQVRQLELRLNVRLIERVGKRLKPTSAGLTLLEHARRIDATVEEAMQALSSHASDVAGEVAIGTGATACIHLLPPILRAMRKRHPMLDIRVSTGNTDDVVAAVTENRLDIGLVTLPAAGRSLHVTPVLRDEFVAIAPLKDEGWTAEVTPDKLVASPMVAFESGSSTRLLIDEWFLQAGLRVRPVMALGSIEAIKEMVAAGLGYSIVPRMSVAAAHYRRGLRISALVPELSRTLAIVVRQDKPLTPGLRKVMSALETLNNAA, encoded by the coding sequence ATGCGCCGCCTGAATCTGGACCAGCTTCACACGTTTTCCGAGGTCGTCGACGCCGGGAGTTTCTCTGCGGCTGCCACTCGCCTCGACCTGTCGCAGCCAGCCGTGAGCTTGCAGGTTCGCCAGCTTGAGCTGCGGCTCAATGTCAGGTTGATCGAGCGTGTAGGCAAACGGCTCAAGCCGACATCTGCCGGGCTGACATTACTGGAGCACGCCCGGCGCATCGACGCCACTGTCGAAGAAGCCATGCAGGCGTTGTCGAGCCACGCGAGCGATGTGGCGGGCGAAGTGGCGATCGGAACCGGGGCGACGGCCTGCATTCATCTGTTACCGCCGATTCTGCGGGCGATGCGCAAGCGCCATCCGATGCTCGACATTCGCGTGAGTACCGGTAACACGGACGACGTGGTGGCCGCGGTGACCGAGAATCGGCTGGACATCGGACTCGTTACATTGCCTGCCGCCGGGCGCAGCCTGCACGTCACGCCGGTGTTGCGCGACGAGTTTGTTGCCATCGCTCCCCTCAAGGATGAAGGCTGGACAGCCGAGGTCACGCCAGACAAGCTCGTTGCGTCGCCGATGGTCGCGTTCGAGTCGGGTAGCAGCACGCGGTTGTTGATCGACGAGTGGTTTCTGCAAGCCGGATTGCGCGTGCGGCCGGTCATGGCGCTGGGCAGCATCGAAGCGATCAAGGAAATGGTGGCGGCGGGATTGGGCTACAGCATCGTGCCGCGCATGTCGGTGGCCGCCGCGCATTACCGGCGTGGACTGCGCATCTCGGCGCTCGTTCCGGAATTGTCGAGAACGCTTGCGATTGTCGTGCGTCAGGATAAACCGCTCACACCGGGATTGCGCAAAGTTATGTCGGCATTGGAGACGTTGAATAATGCCGCATAA
- a CDS encoding LuxR family transcriptional regulator yields the protein MHHHLYRYEGLLGARSVEALDAEFQNLTHALGYDALFYAPLLPRREREAAAFQIEDQRISAKGMPSRHIFTTFPAAWIERYQSAGYAEVDPVLIAANLSPLPILWRTFLSQKRPHPIFADARAHGLASGVSIPIYGAAGERAIFSAATAQSPEASAEHEARMVGEIYLTAVYFHQAIQQLDMQWVASRSVGKLSPREIESLLWAARGKTAWEIGLILKISEHTVTFHINNAKRKLGAVNRHQAIAAAISSGLISP from the coding sequence ATGCATCATCATCTTTACCGATATGAGGGGCTGTTAGGGGCCCGCTCGGTCGAGGCACTCGACGCAGAGTTTCAGAATCTGACGCACGCGCTGGGATATGACGCGCTGTTCTATGCGCCGCTCCTGCCCCGTCGAGAACGAGAGGCCGCAGCATTTCAGATTGAAGATCAGCGGATTTCGGCGAAGGGTATGCCGAGTCGCCATATTTTTACGACATTTCCTGCGGCGTGGATTGAGCGTTATCAAAGCGCGGGATATGCCGAAGTCGATCCCGTTCTGATTGCCGCCAATTTATCGCCACTGCCGATTCTGTGGCGGACTTTTCTGTCTCAGAAACGACCGCATCCGATCTTCGCGGATGCCCGCGCGCACGGGCTCGCGTCCGGGGTGTCGATTCCCATCTATGGCGCGGCCGGCGAGCGAGCCATCTTCAGCGCTGCGACAGCACAGTCGCCTGAAGCCTCGGCTGAGCACGAAGCGCGCATGGTCGGGGAAATTTATCTGACGGCGGTGTATTTTCACCAGGCGATTCAGCAACTCGACATGCAATGGGTGGCGAGTCGCAGCGTTGGCAAGCTCAGTCCGCGCGAGATCGAAAGTCTGCTGTGGGCCGCGCGCGGTAAAACGGCGTGGGAAATTGGTTTGATTCTGAAGATTTCCGAGCATACGGTGACGTTCCATATCAATAACGCCAAGCGTAAGCTCGGTGCCGTCAATCGGCACCAGGCCATTGCCGCTGCGATCAGCAGCGGTTTAATTTCCCCCTGA
- a CDS encoding DUF4148 domain-containing protein, with translation MKKNLLTAVALVGLTMAAGSVFAADQSQTGGVTRAHVRAELQAARELGLSPVTEFNFPYTYEQSVQLQNLTAKIEAQNQAGAPQAPSAN, from the coding sequence ATGAAAAAGAACCTGTTAACCGCTGTCGCGCTCGTTGGTCTGACGATGGCTGCTGGCTCGGTGTTTGCGGCAGATCAGAGCCAAACGGGCGGTGTGACCCGCGCCCATGTACGTGCCGAGCTGCAAGCTGCACGTGAACTCGGCCTTTCGCCGGTGACGGAATTCAACTTCCCGTACACCTACGAACAGTCGGTTCAGTTGCAGAATCTGACGGCCAAGATTGAAGCGCAGAACCAGGCAGGTGCACCGCAAGCCCCGAGCGCCAACTAA
- a CDS encoding efflux transporter outer membrane subunit, protein MSAVAAAAALVAGCTTVGPDYHLPENSVMRSPEANGPIAGNAQHAVSIAAVPDDWWQLYDDPKLDALVKEALAANTNVRVALANVRRAIAMYHEVESENLPQGGVEANAARAQLSGESFLQEEKLPVINLAAAALSVSYQIDFFGKLARADEAALAAAEASQAALDVARVSVAAETVRAYVQSCAANHEYDIASEQLQLQEKSVAITRKLVDAGRDQPTDLLRAQAQADTLRAALPHFQAQHEAATYRLAVMLGKVPGTLDASIAQCRRIPQLSQTLPVGDGTALLKRRPDVRQAERELASATAKIGVATADLYPSIRLGASIGASGVLEHFGQGRTEQWTVGPMITWSLPTNGVRAHIKGMEAGADAALAHFDGVVLKALQETQTSLSAYTRELQRDDALRDARDKSRAAAEQNHKLYQAGRAPYLTSLDAERTHANAEAALAASETQVAMDQVNLFLALGGGWQSSAANDKTSVAGSHSMAEHGGTNASPAPSAH, encoded by the coding sequence ATGAGCGCCGTGGCCGCAGCGGCCGCGCTCGTTGCCGGATGTACCACCGTCGGCCCCGACTACCACTTGCCGGAAAACTCGGTGATGCGCTCGCCCGAAGCGAACGGCCCCATCGCCGGCAATGCACAGCACGCGGTTTCAATTGCCGCCGTTCCCGATGATTGGTGGCAACTCTACGACGACCCCAAGCTCGACGCGCTCGTGAAAGAGGCGCTTGCCGCCAACACGAACGTGCGTGTGGCGCTCGCCAATGTGCGCCGCGCTATTGCGATGTATCACGAAGTCGAGTCGGAGAATCTGCCGCAGGGCGGCGTGGAAGCCAATGCGGCACGCGCCCAGCTTTCCGGCGAGAGCTTTCTCCAGGAAGAGAAACTGCCGGTCATCAATCTTGCCGCCGCCGCACTGTCCGTCTCGTACCAGATCGACTTCTTCGGCAAGCTGGCGCGCGCGGACGAAGCTGCGCTCGCCGCCGCCGAAGCGAGTCAGGCAGCACTCGACGTCGCTCGCGTGAGCGTGGCCGCCGAAACGGTGCGCGCCTATGTGCAAAGCTGCGCGGCCAATCATGAGTACGACATCGCCAGCGAGCAACTGCAATTGCAGGAAAAGAGCGTGGCCATTACACGCAAGCTGGTCGACGCGGGGCGTGATCAACCCACCGATCTGCTGCGCGCTCAGGCGCAGGCCGACACCTTACGCGCCGCGCTGCCTCATTTTCAGGCACAGCACGAAGCCGCGACCTATCGGCTGGCCGTCATGCTCGGCAAGGTACCCGGCACGCTCGACGCAAGCATCGCGCAATGCCGCCGCATTCCCCAACTGAGCCAGACGCTGCCTGTCGGCGACGGCACGGCACTGCTCAAGCGCCGCCCCGATGTACGTCAGGCCGAGCGCGAACTGGCGTCGGCCACGGCGAAGATCGGTGTCGCTACGGCGGACCTGTACCCGTCGATTCGACTCGGTGCCTCGATCGGGGCGAGCGGGGTCCTGGAACACTTCGGACAAGGCCGCACGGAGCAGTGGACCGTGGGACCGATGATCACGTGGTCGTTGCCGACCAACGGCGTGCGCGCCCACATCAAAGGTATGGAAGCCGGCGCCGACGCCGCCCTCGCCCATTTCGACGGCGTGGTGTTGAAGGCGTTGCAGGAAACGCAGACGTCGCTCTCGGCGTACACCCGTGAATTGCAGCGCGACGACGCCCTGCGCGACGCCCGCGACAAGTCGCGCGCCGCGGCCGAGCAGAATCACAAGCTCTATCAGGCCGGTCGCGCACCGTACCTGACCAGTCTCGATGCCGAGCGCACCCACGCCAACGCCGAGGCAGCGTTAGCCGCCTCCGAAACGCAAGTCGCGATGGATCAGGTCAATCTGTTCCTGGCACTCGGGGGTGGCTGGCAATCGAGCGCCGCCAACGACAAGACATCGGTGGCCGGGTCGCATTCGATGGCGGAACACGGCGGCACAAACGCCTCGCCGGCACCGTCTGCCCATTGA
- a CDS encoding efflux RND transporter periplasmic adaptor subunit, producing the protein MKLKLRSLGPVVLTLAVSCVAVFVLLHLWDYYTVAPWTRDGRIRADIVQVAPDVSGLITDVEVKDNQQVHRGDLLFVIDRDRYTLALQQAEATVAAQRATLAQARRENARNHQLTEVVAKEVVEAGQAKVESGEAAVAQAEAAVRLAKLNLERTRVLAPADGYLNDRLPRVGDYVSTGRPVLSMVDANSLHVEGYFEETKMRGIHIGDKVEVRLMGERHVLHGHVQSIVAGIEDRDRTSGASMLPNINPTFNWVRLAQRIPVRIALDDVPQDMRLVAGRTATVTVVQDQQDKSGQSRQSKEADAASATLAASRETGAQPGARQ; encoded by the coding sequence ATGAAACTGAAACTTCGCTCTCTCGGCCCCGTTGTGCTGACGCTTGCGGTATCTTGCGTCGCCGTCTTCGTGCTGCTGCATCTGTGGGACTACTACACCGTTGCCCCCTGGACACGCGACGGGCGCATTCGCGCCGACATCGTGCAGGTGGCGCCCGACGTCTCCGGTCTCATCACCGATGTCGAGGTCAAGGACAACCAGCAGGTACACCGTGGCGACCTGCTGTTCGTGATCGACCGTGATCGCTACACACTCGCACTGCAACAGGCGGAAGCTACCGTTGCCGCGCAACGCGCCACGCTCGCGCAGGCACGCCGCGAAAACGCACGTAACCATCAGTTGACGGAAGTGGTCGCCAAGGAAGTGGTCGAGGCCGGTCAGGCCAAGGTCGAATCCGGCGAGGCCGCCGTCGCGCAGGCCGAAGCGGCCGTGCGACTCGCGAAGCTCAACCTTGAGCGCACGCGCGTTCTCGCCCCCGCCGACGGCTACCTGAACGATCGTTTGCCGCGCGTGGGTGACTACGTCAGCACCGGCCGCCCGGTGCTCTCGATGGTGGATGCCAACTCGCTGCACGTCGAAGGCTACTTCGAAGAAACCAAGATGCGTGGCATCCATATCGGCGACAAAGTCGAAGTGCGCCTGATGGGCGAGCGGCATGTGCTGCACGGCCACGTGCAGAGCATCGTTGCCGGGATCGAGGATCGGGATCGCACGAGCGGCGCGTCGATGCTGCCCAACATCAACCCGACGTTCAACTGGGTACGTCTCGCCCAGCGCATTCCGGTGCGCATTGCGCTGGACGATGTGCCCCAGGACATGCGGCTGGTCGCCGGCCGCACCGCGACCGTGACCGTCGTACAAGATCAGCAGGACAAGTCCGGGCAGTCGAGGCAGTCGAAAGAGGCTGACGCAGCATCCGCGACGCTGGCCGCCTCACGCGAGACCGGCGCCCAACCGGGAGCCCGTCAGTGA
- a CDS encoding DUF1656 domain-containing protein produces the protein MSGEIDIYGVFVPTLLVLMVVAFVLTGVLRFVLARIGFYKLVWHRSLFNLAVYIIALGGIVAIARACQP, from the coding sequence ATGAGCGGTGAGATCGATATCTACGGCGTATTCGTGCCGACACTGCTAGTCCTGATGGTCGTGGCTTTCGTGCTGACGGGCGTGCTGCGCTTCGTGCTCGCGCGCATCGGCTTTTACAAGCTCGTCTGGCACCGTTCGTTATTCAACCTTGCTGTGTACATCATCGCGCTGGGCGGCATCGTCGCCATTGCGCGCGCCTGCCAACCATGA